The following nucleotide sequence is from Vanrija pseudolonga chromosome 4, complete sequence.
aaggaggacaagAGCAGGTCGCACTCGCCGACCGACTCGTCGGGCCCGACTACCCCGACGGGCTccgagccgctcgagccTCGCTTCCACACGACTGTCGACACGATCAAGCGGTCACATCTGGACGCTGCCCGCGCCacgctcaaggagggcgcattgcgcgacgagctcgaggaggagattgagcgCGACTGTGAGGTCCTCCGCTCATTCTTGAATGCCGCGCACGTAAGTGGCAGTGATGGTGGCGATGACACGATCTGTTCACCGATCTCGCGCTAACCAAACCAGATCATCGACGAGATCTCGCCAAGGTCACAGGATTCCATCATCGGCACCGGTGAGCGACTGGCATGCAAGATCGTCGCCGCGGCTTTGAGGGATCGTGTAAGTGCCGAGGCGTTGTGTTTctcccacaccacacacctGGCTGACAAACAATAGGGCGTCGACTCTGAGCTCGTTGTCCTTGACAACATTGTTGACGCGGCTATGACCGCTgcgaccgacgccgctctCACTGCCTCTGGAGACCAGGGCGTCGCCCAACTTGGCCAGTCTTTCtacgacgagctcgctgtGAGGCTTGGTGAGAGATTGAGAGAGTGCGGTCACCGCGTTCCCGTCATCACCGGATACTTTGGCGCCGTCCCTGGCTCGCTCCTCGCACAGATCGGCCGTGGTTACACCGATCTGTGTGCCGCGCTGTGTGCTGTCGGTGTGGCCGCGTCTGAGCTCCAGGTCTGgaaggaggtcgacggcaTCTTCACTGCCGACCCCCGCAAGGTGcccaccgcccgcctcgtGCCCTCTATTacgcccgacgaggccgctGAGCTTACCTACTACGGCTCTGAAGTTATCCACCCCTTCACCATGGAGCAGGTCATCCGCGCAAAGATCCCCATTCGCATCAAGAATGTTGACAACCCCGGAGGTCCTGGCACCATCATTCTCCCCGATCAGGACTTCCCCGTCGGCCTCAACGTGCCCCCTCCGGCGCACCTCCCGAACGGTTTGCTCGACCGCATGCCGACGGCCGTTACCATCAAGGACCAGATCATTGTCCTCAACATCCACTCGAACCGCAAGACCATCTCGCACGGCTTCCTTGCGCGCATCTTCGGCACCCTCGACCGCgctggtgtcgtcgtcgacctcatcTCGACGTCCGAGGTGCACGTCTCGATGGCGATGCAGCACTTTTTGAACCCTCGCCGCTTGGAGCGCCTCATCCGGGACCTCGAGAAGATTGGCGACATTACCGTGTCGAACGACATGGCCATTctctcgctcgtcggccgcaaCATGCGCAACGCCATTGGTTCGGCCGGCCTCATgttcgcctcgctcgccaaggccgaggtcaaCATCGAGATGATCTCGCAGGGTGCGAGCGAGATCAACATTTCGTGTGTGATTGAGAACAAGGACGCCATCAAGGCCTTGAACATCATCCACGACTCGTGCCTGGCCGTCCCCGCGGCCCCGGCTACCAACGGCGACGCCAACGGTGGTGCCAATGGCTACGTCCACTCCAAGGCGCTCACGGTCGACACGGTCAACCCTGCAGTCCTGAACGTCGAGTACGCCGTCCGTGGCGAGCTcaacgccaaggccgaggtcctcgctaccaagctcgccgagggagCAAAGCTGCCCTTTGACCACATCACCTACGCCAACATTGGCAACCCGCAGgagaaggagctcaagcAGAAGCCCCTCACCTACTGGCGCCAGGTTACCTCGTTGGTCGAGTACCCCGACCTTCTTACCCACCCATTGGCCAACGAGCTGTTCCctgccgacgtgctcgccaaggcgACCGAGCTCAACGCCGAGTTTGGTTCGATCGGCGCTTACACTGGCTCCAAGGGTTCGCTGCCGATTCGCCAACGCGTCGCCAAGTTCATCGAGGCTCGTGATGGCTTCCCTGCCGACCCCGAGCACATTTACCTCACTGGCGGTGCCACCCCTGGCGTGTGGATGATCCTCGGTCTCGCTCTCCGCCCTGGAGACGCTGCTCTcatcccccgcccccagTACCCAGTGTACACTGCCTGCCTCGCCCACCTGCACGCAGTCCCCGTCTCGTACAGCCTGAATGAGTCGGAGGGCTGggcgctcgacctcacgTCATTGAAGAAGGCCATTGCCCGCGGCCGCAACGACCTGTCGATCAAGACGCTCAAGGCATTGGTGGTTATCAACCCCGGCAACCCCACCGGCTCGTGCCTTTCTGAGGAGAACATGCGCGAGATTGTGCAGATCGCCTACGACGAGTCGCTTCTGCTtctggccgacgaggtgtaCCAGACCAACATTTACGAGCCCGAGCGCAAGCCGTTCATCTCGTTCAAGCAGGTCCTGCGCTCGATGCCCGAGCCGATtgcgtcgtcggtcgagctcgtctcTTTCCACTCGATCTCCAAgggtgtgagtggcgagtgcggccgccgcggcgg
It contains:
- the gpt gene encoding putative alanine aminotransferase, mitochondrial, with protein sequence MSSSSPHLARNQKPIKTNKPRLRLDSNMVSFASPVSSGLATPRSYYGDVDESLLHNNVEANLPWVIQKYGGTSVGKSLDSITQIVESYLKTNRVAIVCSARSTQTKALGTTNLLLQASREALEPSKSRPDASGYQTPLYPKRVGSGFFSGSMISSFSSLKDDTPARSSSPSPFHPVAGKKEDKSRSHSPTDSSGPTTPTGSEPLEPRFHTTVDTIKRSHLDAARATLKEGALRDELEEEIERDCEVLRSFLNAAHIIDEISPRSQDSIIGTGERLACKIVAAALRDRGVDSELVVLDNIVDAAMTAATDAALTASGDQGVAQLGQSFYDELAVRLGERLRECGHRVPVITGYFGAVPGSLLAQIGRGYTDLCAALCAVGVAASELQVWKEVDGIFTADPRKVPTARLVPSITPDEAAELTYYGSEVIHPFTMEQVIRAKIPIRIKNVDNPGGPGTIILPDQDFPVGLNVPPPAHLPNGLLDRMPTAVTIKDQIIVLNIHSNRKTISHGFLARIFGTLDRAGVVVDLISTSEVHVSMAMQHFLNPRRLERLIRDLEKIGDITVSNDMAILSLVGRNMRNAIGSAGLMFASLAKAEVNIEMISQGASEINISCVIENKDAIKALNIIHDSCLAVPAAPATNGDANGGANGYVHSKALTVDTVNPAVLNVEYAVRGELNAKAEVLATKLAEGAKLPFDHITYANIGNPQEKELKQKPLTYWRQVTSLVEYPDLLTHPLANELFPADVLAKATELNAEFGSIGAYTGSKGSLPIRQRVAKFIEARDGFPADPEHIYLTGGATPGVWMILGLALRPGDAALIPRPQYPVYTACLAHLHAVPVSYSLNESEGWALDLTSLKKAIARGRNDLSIKTLKALVVINPGNPTGSCLSEENMREIVQIAYDESLLLLADEVYQTNIYEPERKPFISFKQVLRSMPEPIASSVELVSFHSISKGVSGECGRRGGYIETVNLDSGVEELLLKMASISLCAPVSGQIGVDLLVSPPKAGSPSYELFQKESREIHEGMRDRSAYMREQFNALEGVSCQPAEGAMYLFPQLTLPPRAIEAAKKAGKEADVFYALALLDATGICTVAGSGFGQEDGTYHLRVTTLAPNVEDMMARITKFHNEFLSQYA